The DNA window CAAAAGATTGTCGTGCAGGGCCACGCCGAAGACGTCGAGCAGTTTGCCGAGTCGTACGCGCTCACGCTCGCAGAGGAAGATGTCAAGACCATTTCGGACTCCAAGGAGGGATACCTGGAGGTTGTCATTCCGGCGCGGTCCCAGCTCGTGGGGAAAACAATCCGTGACCTCCGGCTGCGGGAGAAGCACAACACGCAGGTCGTTCTCTTCTTCAGCGAAAGCCAGGTGGTAGAGGACAACGTCGCCGACCGCAAAATCCAGGCGGGCGACACGCTCGTGCTGCAGGGAAAGTGGGAGAACCTACAGTTCTTCGACGAGAGCGACGACTACATCACTGTGACCCCCCTCAAATATGATCAGAAAAAGCCGGAAAAGGCGTGGCTCGCAGTCGGCAGCTTTGCGGGGGCCATTGCTCTAGTGCTCGGCCTAAACTTTTCGATTTCGATGGGCTTCCTGAGCGGCGCCCTTGCCATGGTGTTGGGGGGAGTGCTCACGATCGAAGAGGCCTACCGGGCCGTCGAGTGGAAGGTGATTTTTCTCATTGCCGGCCTCATTCCCATTGGCATTGCGATGGAAACGTCCGGCAGTGCCGCGCTCATCGCCGAGACGCTGGTGGCGGCCGTGCAAAGCATGCCCCCATACCTCATCCTCTTCATCCTCGGCATCCTCATGACAATCTTCTCGCTGATCATGTCCAACGTGGCCGCCACGGTCCTGATGGTCCCATTGGTACTGGAGATGGGCGGCGCGGTGGGCCTTCCCTCCGAGGTGATGGTGCTGCAAGTCGGTCTCTGTGCCGCCAACTCGTTCATTCTGCCCACCCACCACGTCAATGCGCTCCTCATGACCCCCGGCGGGTATCGCGTGAACGACTACCTGAAGGCCGGAAGCCTCCTGTCCCTGCTGTTTGTGACGGTGTCGACGACCGTACTCTACTTCTTTTACATGTAGTGCTCCTGCCTGTACCTTCCGACGTGCGACCGCTCTCATCGACGCTCTTCTCCTTGTCCTCTCTTCGCCCATGACCCCTGCCGAGCGCTGGCCTGCCATTTTGCTGCAGCTAGAGCCCGACACCTGGAAGCGTGCAGAGGACCTTGCCGAGGCCCTCGGGGTGAGCGAGCGGACCGTCTACCGCGACGTGCAGTCGATGGTGGAGGCCGGCGTTCCCCTTCAGGGCGTGCCCGGAAAAGGCTATCGTGTCCCGGAGGACTACTTGCTGGCGCCCGTGACGCTCACGACCGACGAGGCGGTGATGCTGATTCTGGGCAGCGCCTACGCCGCCCAAAACTTTGATGGGCGATACCGGGCCGCCGCCCGTTCGGCCCAGCGCAAGCTCGATGCCGTCCTCCCATCGGAGGCGCGCGAACGAGCCTTTGCCCTGCAGGGCAGTGTCCACCTCGTGCCCCCCAGTGCCTTCGGCACTCCCACGGAGGACGGCCACCTTCAGCGGGTGCGCCAGGCCCTCGTGGAAGAGCGCGCCATCGTGGCGACCCTCGCCCCTCCGTCTGCCCCTCCGTCCGAGCGAACGCTGAACCCATACGGCCTTCTGCAAAAGGCCGCCACGTGGTACGTCGTGGGCTACGATCCCGACCGGTCGCGGGTCGTTCACCTGCGCCTTCAGGACGTAGACGACGTTCGCCTTACCGACCACACCTTCGAACGCCCGGAAAGCTACCGCACTCCCCCGGACGGCCCGGATCCCACGCCCACGGAGAAGGTTCGCGTCGTCTTTGCCGCGGAGGTCACGCCCTCCGTACAGGTCGCTCCCTCTCTCCACGTAGCCGACCGCGAATACACGAGCGACGGGCGCCTGCTCCTCACGATCAAGGTCGACCACGAGCTAGAGGTCTTGCCGTGGCTTCTGAGCTGGGGCCAACACGTCCGTGTGATCGAGCCGCGGGCCCTCCGGAAGCGCCTTGCTACCGAGGCGCGACGCATTGCCGATCAGTACCGCGACATGCCGACTCTTTTGGATTGACGTTCGGATTCGCAGGGCACGGCGTCTCCCTCCACCGCCGATGTCTTCGCTGCCCCATCTACCGAATGCGCACCAGCTTCTGCGTCTCGCGGTACGGCCCGGCTTCCATCCGTACGAAGTAGACCCCACTGGCCAGGCGCGGCGCGTCCCACACCAGCGTGTGAAAGCCTGCAACCATCGGCTCTCGATTCTTGAGCGTCGCCACTCGCTGGCCAAGAATGTTGTACACCTCTACGCTCACCTCCTCGTCTTCAGGCACGCCGACCTGAAACGCGACGGTCCCCGTCGATGGGTTCGGATACGGAGGATTCAACGTGTACACCTGCGGCAGGGCCTCCAGGTCTCGAAGCATTTCTTTCACGTAGGCCGTTGTGCCCACCACGAGACGCAGGGCGCGCTCAGTTCCTTCGGCAAGCACCGTAAGGCGCGCCTGGGCGGATTGCCGTAGATTCCATAGGTCTTTCGTTGCGGTATCAAGCAGCCATGCGTCAAGGTGAGCCGGAAGCTGCTCCGTTCCCTCTACCGACAACCGAACTGGGCCTGCCGCCTCCGTGTGCACCGTGAGCGGCCAGATGGTCCCGTGCGTGGGCACGCGGCGGACATCAGTACTGAGCGCTACATTCGGCGGGCTACCATCGGGCGGATCGAACGTGATGGACAGGCCACTGCCCATCGACGGGGGTTCGGGCCAGTCCCACGGGTCCCACTCGTCGACGGCCCCGTCCCGCACGGCCGCCACGTTGTCGCCATCACGACCGGTGCGGCTCGTCCCCCGAATGCGGAGGCGCCAGGCAAAGGCCGCCGCGGGAGTGGAATCGACGTTCGTTTTTCCGTTCCCGTCGGAGAGAAGCGGAGGCTGCACGGTGAGGGTGGTGGCCGACTCGGCAAAGACGGCGTAGCCCGAAAACGGCGCCATCTCGGTCACCGGGTTGTCCGGCGTATTGTATCCGTCCGCCCCATACGCACGAAGCGTCACGGGGGCCCCACTGCTCGTCTGGAGATTGGTCACCGGCACAGGCACGGTGAACGGCGTTCCTACAAAGTTCCAGCCCTGACTAAGCGCAATATCCACCGGCTCATTCAGCGGATTGACCGTCCCGGGGCCAGCGTCGAGCACCGCCCCCTCTCCCCGCACGATGAGCCAAAACGCCCGCCCCAGATCAAAATCACTCGTGCGTGGAAATTCTGCTACACGAGTCCCGATGGGCTCGAAGAATCGTGCTTCGGAGGGATCGTAGGCCGACGCACTGGCCAGGGTGGGAATGTTATCCCCCAGCACCGCCGTGGGGCGTGGATCCTCAAGCACGATGGGCATTGAGAGAAGTCGGTAGGCCGCCTGTGTGGTCCCTCCTGGCTGCGGCTCCGTCGCCCGCAGATCCCCCTCGTTCAGCTGCACGGGAAGCGAGTACACGCCGCGTCTGGGGGCGCGGATGGTGGTGCCTGCCGCATCGGTGGCGGTGAAATAATAGGTGAGCCCTGCCGCCCCGATGTCGCTGCCCGGAATGGTCGCCGTAAACCCCGATGCCCCTTCCTCCATCACGACGGCGGTCGGCTCGGGGGCTGTTCCCGCTCGGTAGTACAGCGTAGCGCCATCGAGGGGCGCCTCATTGGTCAGAATGCGGGCGATGATGGAGCGATCCTGTCCCCCCGTGGCCGCCGCGTCGTCTCCATTGCCCCCCGGATCGTGAATAACCACGATCGCCGCCCGACCGGCAAACGGCGAGGGCATGGCACTGTAAAGCACATATCGCCCCGTTTGGACGGTTCCTACTGGTGCGGACGAAAGAGAGGACGTAAGCCTCAACGACCCAGACGTGCGTACGCCCCCGCCGCCGTCCAGCCCTGCCTCCTGAATCGTGTATTGCTGCGCCGTGGCGGGCGTGGTGACAACGAATATGAGAATCATCCCCACCCCGAGCGCCCAACGGCCCAGCACAGGACCTACAGACAGAGGAAAAGTCATTTGAGATACCGAAAAGAAGAAAGAAACAAGGGGGATTAGGGACGTGGCTCGGCTGGCTGCATCGACTGCACGAGGGCCTCCAGGCGAGCAAGGCGATTCCCAAGAGCATCAATCTCCCGTTGCTGAGTAGCGATAGTCTTGGTGGCGGCGTCTAGGGTCTCCTTCTGCTCTTTTGCTGCCTCAATGAGCACGCTCACCAGTGGAGCATAGCGCAGACCGCGAACCGTGGTCCCATCGGCCTCATAGACGACGAGCTCCGGAAACACCTCTGCAACTTCTTCTGCAATAAGCCCGAGGTCGGGACGTCCATCCTCTTTCCAGTGGAACCGAACGCCGCGCAACTGTTCGACGAGGGCCGTTGCATCCGTAATCGTTGCTACGTCCGACTTAAACCGAATCGATGAGGTGGTTGCGGACGGGTCCAGCCATTCAAGATCCCCGCCGGCCGTATCGTTGTAGACCAGCACGTCCCCGTTTGTGGGATTCAAGGCGCTGAGGTCAGTGGCGGCAAGGCTTCCATTAGCAACCTCTTCGGACCCGACACTTCCAGTCGCAATTGCGTCGGCCGTTACGGCCCCCAGTGCAATGGCATTTGATGTCACTGCATCGACGGCGAGTTCGTCGGCGGTGACGGCACCTGTCCCCAAGTCGTCTGCAGTGAGGCTATTGTCCGCAACAATCGCACTGGTTACGGCCCCAGTGCCAAGATCAGATGCGGTGATGCTTCCATCCGTAATTTGATCACTGCCAACTCCTTCATTGAGGATACTGAGAGGCGTTTCACTGCTCCCGTCGCCTGTGAGAGTGGTGCCATCCGTCGTGACTGTGGCCGATGGATCGACCCAGGTGAAAGCAGTGCTTCCATCGGAGCTAAGAACCTGTCCCGACGAGGGAACATTCGTCGCACTCAAGGCGGGCTCAAGGATGGCCTCGTCGGCCACTTCGGTAGCCCCGACACTTCCGTCCAAAATTGCTGCAGCCGTCACGGCGTCAGGAGCCAGTTGCGTCGTCGTGATTCCCCCTTCGGCCACCCCAAGCGGACTGTCACTAGTCCCGTTGCCCGTCAGTGTCCCGTCGCTCGTCACGCTCGCCAGTCCATCTCCATTGCCATCCGCTCCAAACGTGAGCGTGTTTCCACTCACCGACAGCGTTGCGTCGCCCGTGGTTGCGAATTGTAGCGCGCCCTGGAGCGTCGTCTCTCCAGCGGTAATGGACTCGACCGCCGAGGTCAACGCTGCTGGAGCAGCAACCACAACATTATTGTCGGGATCTCGCGACACCGTGACGTTGGCTCCCCCCAAAACGGCTCCTGTCGCAATCTGCACGCCCGTCACCCCACCATCGGCGATGGAAAGGGTCGCGTCTCCGGTCTCAGCGCCACCGGTTAGCCCCCCCGTTCCCGAGACACTGGTGATGTCCCCGCCCCCACCCTCCGTCCAGGCGAGGCTGGCGCCATCGTAGCTGAGGAGCTGTCCCTGCGTCGGTGTGTTGGTGGTGCCAAGCTTTGGTTCCGTAATGGCACCGTCGAGAATCTTGACGGTACTCACGGCGCTATTCGCGAGAAGCGATTCACTTACGCCCCCTGTTGCAATAGAGAGGGTCACCTCTCCCGTATCGCTTCCGCCCGTAAGCCCCCCGACCGTCGTCACACCCGTGATGTCCCCCGCAGCAGCGTTCGTCCAAGCAAGACCAGTGCCATCGAAACTGAGTACCTGATCAGTTGAGGGCGCCGCCGTCGCGTTGAGTTCGCCAACCCCCACCGCCCCAGCCGCCAGATCCTGCGCCGTAAGACTGTTGTCCGCTATGATTGCACTGGTCACTGCAGCGGTCGCCAGCTTCGCCGTCGTAACTGCACCATCGGCGAGCTGTGTCGTGCCCACCCCCTCTTCCGTGATGCCCAATTCCACATCACCGGTCACGCCGGACAGCGTCGTGAGCCCGCTGCTTCCGGTGACTGACGTAACGGGGGCCGTCAAATCGCCCGTGAACGCAATTTCGAAGGCGTTCTGCCCCGTGATGCGATCTACGCTAATGTTTGAGCTTCCCTGAAGCTCGACGGTGCCGGTAAGCGTGGCGGTGCCATTCCCCACACTTGTGACTGCTGCTCCCGGTGCAAGATCGATCGCCTCCACGGTCCCATCGGCGATCTTTTGGGTCGTGACCGCTCCTTCAGCCAGCTTATCGGTTTCAACCGATCCATCAGCAAGCCGTGCTGCGGTGATCGCCCCCTCTGGGACAGAAAGCGTCAGATTTCCACTCGTGCCTCCCCCCGCAAGCCCCCCTCCCGCCGTGACGCCCGTGACGTCCCCCGTGGCCGCGTCCACCCAGGTAAACTGATTGTCGTCGGTATAGCTAAGAATTTGACCGGCGGCCCCGAAATTCGTGGCGTCGAGCGCCGACGCCGTCACTGCGCTGTTGGCAAGCGCGGCCGCCGTCACACTCCCCTCCGCAAGTTGGTCGACGCCGATGCCCCCATCCTGCACGTTGATCGTCGCCGTTGGTCCATTCGGATCCGTAATCAAAAGGGCACCATCTGTATTTTGCACCCCGAGGATGCCGGTACCATCGGCCGCTGGTGCGGAAAGCGTAATTACACCCTGCTCACGATCCACTGTGATGCTGGCCCCTCCATCCGCCGCAAGCCGTAAATCGCCCCGAAGCTCATTTACACTGTTGACGGCCGCACCGGCCGCGAGGTCGTTTCCCGTGATTGTGCCGTCTACAATCATGGCACTACGGACAGAATTCGGGCCGATCTTGGCCGCCGTCACGGCCCCATCGGCCATCTGGGCCGTATTCACGCCCCCCTCAGCCAGACCGAGTGTGACACTTCCCTCTGTCCCTCCTCCGGTGAGTCCTGTGCCCGGTGCCACGCCCGTAATCGTGCCTCCGGTTCCCTCTGCTGTAATCCTGATCGCGCCTTGATCAACGTCTAGACGTGCCCCATCCCCCGCCACGAGAGGAACGCCTCCCGTCAGGGTCGACGACCCAACCGTGAGTCCCGTCACCGCTGTGCCCGGTGCCAACGCCGCCCCGGTCACACTTTCCGCTGCCAGTTTTCGGGCGGTCACGGCTCCGTCCACCAGTTTCGCCGTTCCCACCTCGCCGTCGGCAAGTTGAGAGGCCCCAATCCCTCCCGGCTGCACATTAATGGTGGTCGTCGGTCCATTGGGATCTACAATTTGCAGTGCACCGTCATTATTTTGCACCCCGAAAATGCCACTGGAGCCGTCGGTCCCTCCCGGGGCGGAAATCGTGATGGTGTTTGCCTCCGAATCGACGTTGACCGTCGCCCCATTGGCCCCCTCGATCGTGAGCGCCCCCGGGATATCATTGATACTTGTCACCGCTGCATCATCCGCAAGCGCATCACGGCTCACAGCTCCCGCAACGACAGCCGCTGCCACTCCCGCCCGCAGGGCATACGCCGTGCTGGCCATGCGCAAGCGGGGCAGTCGTTCGCCGTTGATTTCAATTTCGAGGTAGCGTGCGTCGCCGTCGAACAAGGTGTTGGGCAGGGAGGTCTCACTACCAAGAAGAACACTTAGCCGACCATCGGTCACGGCCACCGCCGATCGATTTTCCGTCCAGAGCGCCTGTCCGCCTGTTTCTACGCCGTAGATGCGCGCCGTAAAGGCCACCTCGCCGTCCACCTGCTGCTCGTCTTCGAGCAGGCTCGCCTGATAGTGAAGCACGGACGGGACGTTCTGGGCCCATGCCTCGGCGAAAAGCAGACTGAGCAGGAACGCGACGACGAAGATTCGAAGGGTCATGGCTGGAAAAAATCAGACAATGTGGAGGCGGCATGGTGGCAACACAGATGGGCTTCTCATTCGCGCTCGAGAGCCTGAAGGCGGTGGCGAAGGTCGTGAAGCAGCGCCCGATCCGACTCGATCTGGGCCTGCTGGGCCTTGACGGCCTCCACGAGTAGAGCGACGAGACGAGCATAGTTTACTGTTTCGGCGTCCCGACCATTCGGAGCATAGGTTACGACCTCCGGAACGACCGTCCCCACCTCTTCCGCAATAAAGCCCACGTCGGGGTCGCCGCTCTGAATCCATCGGTACCGAACGCCACGCAGTTGACTGATCAGCGAAAGGGCGTCTTCGATCGGCTGAACGTCGGTTTTCCAGCGTCGCGAACTCATCTGATCCGAGGATTTCTTGTCGTCGTCCGCCTCAATCGTAATAGTGCCGGTATTCTCATTCGGAATCACGGTCACGTTGTCTCCTCCGACGAGTCGGACGCCATCGGTGAGGCCGTTCAGGGCGGTGACCAACTCGCCGGGGCGCACCTTCGACGTGGTGACGGCCCCATTGGCGAGTT is part of the Salinibacter sp. 10B genome and encodes:
- a CDS encoding WYL domain-containing protein, with amino-acid sequence MTPAERWPAILLQLEPDTWKRAEDLAEALGVSERTVYRDVQSMVEAGVPLQGVPGKGYRVPEDYLLAPVTLTTDEAVMLILGSAYAAQNFDGRYRAAARSAQRKLDAVLPSEARERAFALQGSVHLVPPSAFGTPTEDGHLQRVRQALVEERAIVATLAPPSAPPSERTLNPYGLLQKAATWYVVGYDPDRSRVVHLRLQDVDDVRLTDHTFERPESYRTPPDGPDPTPTEKVRVVFAAEVTPSVQVAPSLHVADREYTSDGRLLLTIKVDHELEVLPWLLSWGQHVRVIEPRALRKRLATEARRIADQYRDMPTLLD
- a CDS encoding tail fiber domain-containing protein, which produces MTLRIFVVAFLLSLLFAEAWAQNVPSVLHYQASLLEDEQQVDGEVAFTARIYGVETGGQALWTENRSAVAVTDGRLSVLLGSETSLPNTLFDGDARYLEIEINGERLPRLRMASTAYALRAGVAAAVVAGAVSRDALADDAAVTSINDIPGALTIEGANGATVNVDSEANTITISAPGGTDGSSGIFGVQNNDGALQIVDPNGPTTTINVQPGGIGASQLADGEVGTAKLVDGAVTARKLAAESVTGAALAPGTAVTGLTVGSSTLTGGVPLVAGDGARLDVDQGAIRITAEGTGGTITGVAPGTGLTGGGTEGSVTLGLAEGGVNTAQMADGAVTAAKIGPNSVRSAMIVDGTITGNDLAAGAAVNSVNELRGDLRLAADGGASITVDREQGVITLSAPAADGTGILGVQNTDGALLITDPNGPTATINVQDGGIGVDQLAEGSVTAAALANSAVTASALDATNFGAAGQILSYTDDNQFTWVDAATGDVTGVTAGGGLAGGGTSGNLTLSVPEGAITAARLADGSVETDKLAEGAVTTQKIADGTVEAIDLAPGAAVTSVGNGTATLTGTVELQGSSNISVDRITGQNAFEIAFTGDLTAPVTSVTGSSGLTTLSGVTGDVELGITEEGVGTTQLADGAVTTAKLATAAVTSAIIADNSLTAQDLAAGAVGVGELNATAAPSTDQVLSFDGTGLAWTNAAAGDITGVTTVGGLTGGSDTGEVTLSIATGGVSESLLANSAVSTVKILDGAITEPKLGTTNTPTQGQLLSYDGASLAWTEGGGGDITSVSGTGGLTGGAETGDATLSIADGGVTGVQIATGAVLGGANVTVSRDPDNNVVVAAPAALTSAVESITAGETTLQGALQFATTGDATLSVSGNTLTFGADGNGDGLASVTSDGTLTGNGTSDSPLGVAEGGITTTQLAPDAVTAAAILDGSVGATEVADEAILEPALSATNVPSSGQVLSSDGSTAFTWVDPSATVTTDGTTLTGDGSSETPLSILNEGVGSDQITDGSITASDLGTGAVTSAIVADNSLTADDLGTGAVTADELAVDAVTSNAIALGAVTADAIATGSVGSEEVANGSLAATDLSALNPTNGDVLVYNDTAGGDLEWLDPSATTSSIRFKSDVATITDATALVEQLRGVRFHWKEDGRPDLGLIAEEVAEVFPELVVYEADGTTVRGLRYAPLVSVLIEAAKEQKETLDAATKTIATQQREIDALGNRLARLEALVQSMQPAEPRP
- a CDS encoding SLC13 family permease, which encodes MEVVLGILAVTVVLIVTEVFRIDVVALLALLALVWTGSISPEQARSGFASNAVLAIIGVMIMGRGLFRSGVTEKIASFILQVAGRGKRRILSTVSITVGIMSGFMQNIGAAALFLPVMTGISKREQIPISSLLMPMGFAALLGGTLTMVGTSSLIVLNDLLTAQGLDPFGLFTVLPIGLLLLGTGILYFFVVGPYVLPSSPKMNESASPGKKLLNVWGLSDSIFTLRVPSDSPLIGQSPEESEMGARYNLNLLRVFGSNGTSYDIWEDFHLDQGQKIVVQGHAEDVEQFAESYALTLAEEDVKTISDSKEGYLEVVIPARSQLVGKTIRDLRLREKHNTQVVLFFSESQVVEDNVADRKIQAGDTLVLQGKWENLQFFDESDDYITVTPLKYDQKKPEKAWLAVGSFAGAIALVLGLNFSISMGFLSGALAMVLGGVLTIEEAYRAVEWKVIFLIAGLIPIGIAMETSGSAALIAETLVAAVQSMPPYLILFILGILMTIFSLIMSNVAATVLMVPLVLEMGGAVGLPSEVMVLQVGLCAANSFILPTHHVNALLMTPGGYRVNDYLKAGSLLSLLFVTVSTTVLYFFYM
- a CDS encoding T9SS type A sorting domain-containing protein produces the protein MTFPLSVGPVLGRWALGVGMILIFVVTTPATAQQYTIQEAGLDGGGGVRTSGSLRLTSSLSSAPVGTVQTGRYVLYSAMPSPFAGRAAIVVIHDPGGNGDDAAATGGQDRSIIARILTNEAPLDGATLYYRAGTAPEPTAVVMEEGASGFTATIPGSDIGAAGLTYYFTATDAAGTTIRAPRRGVYSLPVQLNEGDLRATEPQPGGTTQAAYRLLSMPIVLEDPRPTAVLGDNIPTLASASAYDPSEARFFEPIGTRVAEFPRTSDFDLGRAFWLIVRGEGAVLDAGPGTVNPLNEPVDIALSQGWNFVGTPFTVPVPVTNLQTSSGAPVTLRAYGADGYNTPDNPVTEMAPFSGYAVFAESATTLTVQPPLLSDGNGKTNVDSTPAAAFAWRLRIRGTSRTGRDGDNVAAVRDGAVDEWDPWDWPEPPSMGSGLSITFDPPDGSPPNVALSTDVRRVPTHGTIWPLTVHTEAAGPVRLSVEGTEQLPAHLDAWLLDTATKDLWNLRQSAQARLTVLAEGTERALRLVVGTTAYVKEMLRDLEALPQVYTLNPPYPNPSTGTVAFQVGVPEDEEVSVEVYNILGQRVATLKNREPMVAGFHTLVWDAPRLASGVYFVRMEAGPYRETQKLVRIR